One genomic segment of Hordeum vulgare subsp. vulgare chromosome 2H, MorexV3_pseudomolecules_assembly, whole genome shotgun sequence includes these proteins:
- the LOC123428270 gene encoding superoxide dismutase [Mn], mitochondrial, whose protein sequence is MALSTLATKRTLGLALGGARRGVATFTLPDLPYDYGALEPAVSGEIMRLHHQKHHATYVANYNKALEQLDAAVGKGDASGVVHLQSAIKFNGGGHVNHSIFWKNLKPISEGGGEPPHGKLGWAIDEDFGSIEKLIKKMNAEGAALQGSGWVWLALDKEAKKLSVETTPNQDPLVTKGANLYPLLGIDVWEHAYYLQYKNVRPDYLTNIWKVVNWKYAGEEYEKVLA, encoded by the exons ATGGCGCTCAGCACGTTGGCCACGAAGAGAACCCTAGGCCTGGCGCTCGGCGGCGCGCGGAGGGGCGTGGCGACGTTCACGCTCCCCGACCTCCCCTACGACTACGGCGCGCTGGAGCCGGCCGTCTCCGGCGAGATCATGCGCCTGCACCACCAGAAGCACCACGCCACCTACGTCGCCAACTACAACAAGGCGCTCGAGCAGCTCGACGCCGCCGTCGGCAAGGGGGACGCGTCCGGCGTCGTCCACCTCCAGAGCGCCATCAAATTCAACGGCGGCG GTCATGTTAACCATTCAATCTTCTGGAAGAACCTCAAGCCTATCAGT GAGGGTGGTGGTGAGCCACCTCATGGCAAACTTGGCTGGGCCATTGATGAGGATTTTGGTTCTATTGAGAAACTTATAAAGAAGATGAATGCAGAGGGTGCTGCTTTACAAGGGTCTGGATGGGTG TGGCTAGCTTTGGATAAAGAGGCCAAAAAGCTTTCAGTTGAAACTACTCCTAATCAG GACCCTCTTGTGACCAAAGGCGCAAACCTGTATCCTTTGTTGGGAATTGATGTCTGGGAGCATGCATACTACCTGCAG TACAAGAACGTGAGGCCGGACTACCTGACCAACATCTGGAAGGTGGTGAACTGGAAATACGCAGGAGAGGAGTATGAGAAAGTGCTTGCGTGA
- the LOC123428269 gene encoding cytosolic sulfotransferase 15-like has translation MAQVESKIKESSSNDPSEEALVATLPTREGWSTPLTLHNNFWLRSHMAQKFMLVRDNFKPRRDDIILATHPKSGTTWLKALAFTISTRSRYDFADADHPLRTSNPQRVVPFIGAVGGDLDFLETLPSPRLLSTHLPLSLLPPAVSAVGCRVVYLCREPKDALVSRWHFDNKMSKGDPITLDDAFTMFCEGFSPFGPFWDHYLQYWEESLARPQEVMFLRYEEIVSDPLKVARKLASFLDAPFTEEEEKSGVVDQVVSFCSFESLRNLDVNKTGGAERAGGKIFIQHSSLFRKGKVGDWVNHMTKEMGEKMDRLVEEKLKGSGLEF, from the coding sequence ATGGCACAAGTTGAGTCTAAGATCAAAGAGAGCTCCAGCAACGACCCATCTGAAGAAGCTCTGGTAGCTACACTTCCCACAAGGGAAGGATGgtcgacgccactcaccctccaCAACAACTTCTGGCTGAGATCACACATGGCCCAAAAGTTCATGCTCGTCAGAGACAACTTCAAGCCCCGGCGCGACGACATCATCCTCGCCACCCACCCCAAGAGCGGCACCACCTGGCTCAAGGCCCTCGCCTTCACCATCTCCACCCGCTCCCGCTACGATTTCGCCGACGCCGACCACCCCCTGCGCACAAGCAACCCGCAGCGGGTCGTGCCCTTCATCGGAGCCGTGGGTGGCGACCTCGACTTCCTCGAGACGCTCCCTTCGCCGAGGCTGCTCTCCACCCACCTCCCACTCTCGCTGCTCCCGCCGGCCGTCTCCGCCGTCGGCTGCAGGGTCGTGTACCTCTGCCGCGAGCCCAAAGACGCCCTTGTGTCAAGGTGGCACTTCGACAACAAGATGAGCAAAGGGGATCCCATCACCCTGGACGACGCCTTCACCATGTTCTGCGAAGGCTTCTCCCCGTTCGGGCCCTTCTGGGACCATTATCTCCAGTACTGGGAAGAAAGCTTGGCGAGGCCGCAAGAGGTGATGTTTCTCAGGTACGAAGAGATTGTGTCGGATCCACTCAAGGTTGCTAGGAAGCTCGCGAGCTTCCTCGACGCGCccttcaccgaagaggaggagaagagcggGGTTGTCGACCAGGTTGTGAGCTTCTGCAGCTTCGAATCACTTCGCAACCTAGACGTTAACAAGACAGGCGGTGCGGAGCGAGCGGGAGGCAAGATTTTCATCCAGCACTCCTCACTGTTCAGGAAAGGGAAGGTTGGGGACTGGGTGAACCACATGACCAAAGAAATGGGAGAGAAAATGGATCGCCTCGTGGAGGAAAAGCTCAAAGGATCTGGTCTAGAGTTCTAA